The Acidovorax sp. RAC01 genomic sequence GCAGCATGTTTTTGCAGATGCATCCCTGCTGCAGCGGGCCACCACCCACCGCAGCTTTTCTGCCGACCACAACGAGCGGCTTGAATTCCTGGGCGATTCGGTGCTGAACCTGGCGGTCGCCAGCCTTCTGTACCGCCGCCTGGCAGACCTGCCGGAGGGCGACCTGTCCCGGGTGCGTGCCAACTTGGTCAAGCAGGACACGCTGCACCAGCTGGCGCTTCGGCTCAAAGTCTCCGAAGTGCTTCGCCTGGGTGAAGGCGAGGCCAAATCAGGGGGGCAGCAGCGGCCATCGATCCTGGCGGACGCGCTGGAGGCCCTGATCGGCGCTGTGTACCTTGATGCGGGCTATGCGCCCGCCGAGGCGCTGGTGCACCGGCTGTTTGAGGGCGTCGAGATCAACCCGCAGATGCAGGCAGCGTCCAAGGATGCGAAGACCGCGTTGCAGGAGTGGCTGCAGGGCCGCAAAATGAAACTGCCGCAGTACCAGGTGGTGGGCACCACTGGAGCAGCACACCGCCAGACATTTGACGTGGAGTGCGACATCCCGGAACTCGGCCTGACCGAGCGCGGTATCGGCGGCTCGCGCCGTGCGGGCGAACAGGCGGCGGCCGCGGCCATGCTGGCCACATTGAAAACAAGGAACCTATGAATGATGCTACAAAAAATGTAGCTGGCGGTGCAGACGATACGGGCGCTAGCGTGCAAAATGACCTCGAAAGCATGCTGGCGGTAGCCGGTGCGCCGGCTGCGGTGCCCGGCCAGCGCTGCGGCGTGATCGCCATCGTCGGCAAGCCCAACGTGGGCAAGTCCACCCTGCTCAACGCACTGGTGGGGCAAAAGATCAGCATCACCTCGCGCAAGGCCCAGACCACGCGCCACCGCATCACGGGCATCCGCACGCGGGAGCAGACGCAGTTCATCTTTGTGGACACGCCCGGCTTCCAGACGCGCCACGCCACTGCGCTCAACAAGTCGCTTAACAAGACTGTGATGGGCGCCATTGGCGACGTGGACCTGATCCTCTTCGTGGTCGAGGCCGGCAACTTCACGCTGGCCGATGCCAAGGTGCTGTCGCTCTTCAAGCCTGGCATTCCCACGCTGCTGGTGGCCAACAAGCTCGACATGGTCAACCGCCGCGCCGAGCTGGCCCCCTGGCTCAAGAGCATGCAGGAGCGCCACCCGTTTGCCGAGTTCGTGCCCATGTCGGCCAAGAACAAGGGTGACATCGAGCGCCTTTTTGGCATCTGCGCCAAGTACCTGCCCGAGCAGGGCTGGTGGTATGCCGAAGACGAGCTGACCGACCGCAGCGAGAAATTCCTCGCGTCCGAAACCGTGCGCGAAAAGCTGTTCCGATTCACCGGTGACGAGCTGCCCTACACCTCCACCGTGGTGATCGACAAGTTCGACGAGGAAGCCAGCAAGCAGCACAAGCGCATGGTGAAAATCGCCGCGACCATCGTGGTCGAGCGCGACAACCACAAGATGATGGTCATCGGCGACAAGGGCGAGCGCCTGAAGCGTATCGGCACCGAGGCCCGTCAGGAGCTGGAAAAGCTCATGGATGCCAAGGTGTTCCTGGAGCTGTGGGTGAAAGTGCGTTCCGGCTGGGCGGACGACGAAGCCCGCGTGCGCTCATTCGGCTACGAGTGATGCGTTGCCCTGCGCCTGCTGCCTGACCGGCACGACTGCTGCTGACGTCTCGTGGCCGCCGCCAAGCGCATTTCGGACGAACCCGCTTTCGTCCTCCACAGCTATGACTGGAGCGAATCCAGCCTGATTCTGGAAGTGTTCTGCCGCCACTACGGCCGCGTGGCACTGGTGGCCAAGGGCGCCAAGAAGCCCAGCTCCAACTTCCGGCCCGTGCTGCTGCCCCTGCAGCCCCTGGCGCTGACCTACAGCCTCGCGGGCAATGGCGAGGGCGACATCCACACCCTCAAGGGCGCCGAATGGGTGGGCGGGCACGTGATGCCCACCGGCGACGCCCTGATGTCGGGCCTGTACCTCAACGAACTGCTGCTGCGCCTGCTGGCCCGTGCGGACCCGCACGCAGCGCTTTTCGATGCCTACGCCGGCGTGGTGCGCGTACTGGCCAGCGAGCATGGCGACGCGCTGGAGCCCGTGCTGCGCAGCTTCGAACTGCTGCTGCTGCGCGAGATCGGCCTGTTGCCCGCGCTCGATGTGCAGACCATGACCTTCGCGCCCCTTCAGCCCGATACGCGCTACACCCTGGTGCCCGAAGGCGGGCTGCGTGCCGCTTCGCCAAG encodes the following:
- the rnc gene encoding ribonuclease III; this encodes MQPGLQALQARLQHVFADASLLQRATTHRSFSADHNERLEFLGDSVLNLAVASLLYRRLADLPEGDLSRVRANLVKQDTLHQLALRLKVSEVLRLGEGEAKSGGQQRPSILADALEALIGAVYLDAGYAPAEALVHRLFEGVEINPQMQAASKDAKTALQEWLQGRKMKLPQYQVVGTTGAAHRQTFDVECDIPELGLTERGIGGSRRAGEQAAAAAMLATLKTRNL
- the recO gene encoding DNA repair protein RecO, whose product is MAAAKRISDEPAFVLHSYDWSESSLILEVFCRHYGRVALVAKGAKKPSSNFRPVLLPLQPLALTYSLAGNGEGDIHTLKGAEWVGGHVMPTGDALMSGLYLNELLLRLLARADPHAALFDAYAGVVRVLASEHGDALEPVLRSFELLLLREIGLLPALDVQTMTFAPLQPDTRYTLVPEGGLRAASPSDRAGLQGSQWMALQRGLDDVASYTATLRACAPFAAELKPQLRTLLQYHCGSPTLRTRQLMIDLQAL
- the era gene encoding GTPase Era, with product MNDATKNVAGGADDTGASVQNDLESMLAVAGAPAAVPGQRCGVIAIVGKPNVGKSTLLNALVGQKISITSRKAQTTRHRITGIRTREQTQFIFVDTPGFQTRHATALNKSLNKTVMGAIGDVDLILFVVEAGNFTLADAKVLSLFKPGIPTLLVANKLDMVNRRAELAPWLKSMQERHPFAEFVPMSAKNKGDIERLFGICAKYLPEQGWWYAEDELTDRSEKFLASETVREKLFRFTGDELPYTSTVVIDKFDEEASKQHKRMVKIAATIVVERDNHKMMVIGDKGERLKRIGTEARQELEKLMDAKVFLELWVKVRSGWADDEARVRSFGYE